The following proteins are co-located in the Flammeovirga kamogawensis genome:
- the menD gene encoding 2-succinyl-5-enolpyruvyl-6-hydroxy-3-cyclohexene-1-carboxylic-acid synthase: MSSHRKDLLIQVGNFVEQLYQMGVRQVVLSPGSRVAPLALAFVRHPHIQTRTISDERSAAFIAFGIAQQTNTPVVIACTSGTAALNYAPAVAEAFYQRVPLIVLTADRPTEWIDQWDGQTIRQQNIYGNHIKKSYQMPVDLGHDDAKWYRKRIGAEALQVALDYPQGPVQINWPLREPFYPEVDEKFDFSNENIGAVEVVSSEPYLDDETWEETLLPILNQHKKILIVAGQGQYQSSLAESLEELPFPVVSDIISNYGSVENAIIHQDVFLSPSKIEVLQPDVVITFGMSVISKNLKLFLRNNPPQEHWHIQQAGEVPDTFQSLTKIIRSTEDAFFDQFSGFELAHSTEYLEEWKEKDDVVKTNKIDFFELLSFSEFEVVNHLLRELPENSVLHLANSMSVRYANFIGLERSDVAVFANRGTSGIDGSTSTAIGHAISNPECVHFLLTGDLAFFYDRNAFWNNYLPPNLKVLLLNNHGGVIFSMIEGPTKQPELSEYFETEQKTSAKFLAEEFQCNHWELNSREEFYFTFESFLEPSEQTSILEVKTDKVISKNTFKAFKKEGVFKV, encoded by the coding sequence ATGAGCAGTCATAGAAAAGATTTATTGATTCAAGTTGGTAATTTTGTAGAACAACTTTATCAAATGGGAGTTAGGCAAGTAGTTTTGTCTCCCGGATCTAGAGTTGCACCACTTGCATTGGCTTTTGTAAGACACCCTCATATACAAACTAGAACAATTAGCGATGAGCGATCTGCTGCTTTTATAGCATTTGGGATCGCACAACAAACTAATACACCTGTTGTAATTGCTTGTACCTCGGGTACTGCGGCACTTAATTATGCTCCTGCAGTAGCAGAAGCTTTTTATCAGCGTGTTCCATTAATTGTTCTTACAGCAGACCGTCCAACTGAATGGATAGACCAGTGGGACGGACAAACAATCCGACAACAAAATATTTACGGAAACCATATTAAAAAAAGCTATCAAATGCCTGTTGATTTAGGGCATGATGATGCAAAATGGTATCGAAAAAGAATTGGAGCAGAGGCATTACAAGTTGCATTGGATTATCCTCAAGGACCTGTTCAAATCAATTGGCCTTTGAGAGAACCTTTTTATCCTGAAGTTGATGAGAAATTCGATTTCTCAAATGAAAATATAGGAGCAGTAGAAGTAGTATCATCAGAACCTTATTTAGATGATGAAACATGGGAAGAAACTTTACTTCCAATTCTAAATCAGCATAAAAAAATTCTAATAGTTGCAGGGCAGGGGCAATACCAAAGTTCTTTAGCAGAAAGTTTAGAAGAATTACCTTTTCCGGTAGTTTCTGATATTATTTCTAATTATGGAAGTGTAGAAAATGCAATCATTCACCAAGATGTTTTTCTTTCTCCTTCCAAGATAGAGGTTCTTCAGCCAGATGTAGTAATTACATTTGGGATGTCAGTAATTTCTAAGAATTTAAAGTTGTTTTTAAGAAATAACCCTCCTCAGGAGCATTGGCATATACAACAAGCAGGTGAAGTTCCAGATACATTCCAGTCTTTAACAAAAATAATCCGATCTACTGAAGATGCATTTTTTGACCAGTTTTCTGGTTTTGAATTAGCACATTCAACAGAATATTTGGAAGAGTGGAAAGAAAAAGACGATGTAGTAAAAACCAATAAGATTGATTTCTTTGAGTTGTTATCTTTTTCCGAGTTTGAGGTAGTTAACCACTTATTGAGAGAATTACCTGAAAATAGTGTTTTACACCTTGCAAACAGTATGTCTGTGCGTTACGCTAATTTTATTGGGTTAGAGCGAAGTGATGTAGCAGTTTTTGCCAATAGAGGAACTAGTGGAATTGATGGAAGTACAAGTACTGCTATAGGTCATGCTATAAGTAACCCAGAATGTGTCCATTTTTTATTGACAGGTGATTTAGCTTTCTTTTATGATAGAAATGCATTTTGGAACAATTACTTACCTCCAAATCTTAAAGTTTTGCTACTCAATAACCATGGGGGTGTGATTTTTAGTATGATTGAAGGTCCTACTAAACAACCTGAATTATCAGAGTATTTTGAAACTGAACAAAAAACATCTGCAAAGTTTTTAGCAGAAGAGTTTCAATGCAATCATTGGGAATTAAATTCTAGAGAAGAGTTTTATTTTACATTCGAGAGTTTCTTAGAGCCATCGGAGCAAACAAGTATTTTAGAAGTGAAAACGGATAAAGTAATTAGTAAAAACACATTTAAAGCATTTAAAAAGGAAGGTGTATTTAAAGTTTAA
- a CDS encoding polyprenyl synthetase family protein translates to MPKKMQDFQVPVKEQMVEFEKKFRFFMKSDVALLDRIMNYIVKSKGKQMRPILVFLTAGATGEIIDQTYRGAALIELLHTATLVHDDVVDDADYRRGFFSIKALWKNKTAVLVGDYLLSRGLLLSVENNDFELLKYVSTAVREMSEGELMQIEKARRLDITEEVYFEIIRQKTATLIAACTAVGAASAGASEDVVKRMHKMGEKIGIAFQIKDDLFDYGTAEIGKPLGIDIKEKKMTLPLIYALNNAKWLKRKEIIFKIKTQNTNQKVVREIIEFVKNSGGLEYATETMEKYIKEGREILDELPDSEYKTALHQLISYVVDREI, encoded by the coding sequence ATGCCGAAAAAAATGCAAGACTTCCAGGTCCCTGTAAAGGAACAAATGGTCGAATTTGAAAAGAAATTTCGCTTTTTTATGAAGAGTGACGTAGCCCTATTGGATAGGATTATGAACTATATCGTAAAAAGTAAGGGAAAACAAATGCGACCAATTTTAGTTTTTCTTACAGCAGGGGCTACCGGCGAAATAATTGATCAAACGTATAGAGGTGCAGCATTAATTGAATTACTTCATACAGCAACGCTCGTGCATGACGATGTTGTAGATGATGCAGATTACCGTAGAGGTTTCTTCTCTATAAAAGCACTTTGGAAAAATAAAACTGCAGTTCTTGTAGGTGATTATTTACTTTCTAGAGGACTTTTGCTATCTGTAGAAAATAACGATTTTGAATTGCTCAAATACGTTTCTACTGCAGTTAGAGAAATGAGTGAAGGAGAGTTGATGCAAATTGAAAAAGCACGTAGACTCGATATCACTGAAGAGGTGTATTTCGAAATAATCCGTCAGAAAACAGCCACATTAATTGCAGCTTGTACTGCAGTGGGGGCAGCATCTGCCGGGGCATCTGAAGATGTTGTAAAGCGTATGCACAAAATGGGTGAAAAAATTGGTATTGCTTTTCAGATAAAAGATGATTTATTTGATTACGGAACTGCTGAAATTGGAAAGCCATTAGGAATAGATATCAAAGAAAAGAAAATGACTTTACCTTTAATCTATGCACTTAATAATGCAAAATGGTTAAAAAGGAAAGAGATTATTTTCAAAATAAAAACACAGAACACCAATCAGAAGGTTGTTCGTGAAATTATAGAATTTGTGAAAAATTCTGGAGGTTTAGAATACGCTACTGAGACAATGGAGAAATACATTAAGGAGGGTAGAGAAATTTTAGATGAATTACCAGATTCTGAATACAAAACAGCATTACATCAGTTAATCTCTTATGTTGTTGACAGAGAGATCTAG
- the rsmG gene encoding 16S rRNA (guanine(527)-N(7))-methyltransferase RsmG → MAKIDIIEKYFPNLTAVQKNQFAQLQDLYAEWNEKVNVISRKDIENLYERHVLHSLSIAKVIEFKPGTEILDVGTGGGFPGIPLAILFPKVKFHLVDSIAKKINVVNEIAKTIGLTNIVAEQMRAEKVDGEYDFVVSRAVTRIDVLYRWIRSKVAHQQGHDLKNGIICLKGGDLTEEFSKLKKKHKLIEMSEIFEEEFFETKKVAYVPVTN, encoded by the coding sequence ATGGCAAAAATAGATATCATCGAAAAATACTTCCCGAACTTGACAGCAGTGCAAAAAAATCAATTTGCGCAGCTACAAGATTTATATGCAGAGTGGAATGAAAAAGTAAACGTAATCTCAAGAAAAGATATTGAGAACTTATATGAACGTCACGTGCTTCATTCTTTAAGTATTGCAAAGGTGATTGAATTTAAGCCAGGTACTGAAATTTTAGACGTAGGAACTGGTGGAGGTTTTCCTGGAATCCCTTTAGCAATCTTATTTCCAAAAGTAAAGTTTCACCTTGTTGACTCAATAGCAAAAAAGATCAATGTAGTAAACGAAATAGCAAAAACTATTGGCCTTACAAACATTGTGGCAGAACAAATGCGTGCTGAAAAGGTTGATGGTGAGTATGACTTCGTAGTTTCGAGAGCCGTTACAAGAATTGATGTTCTTTACAGATGGATCCGCTCAAAAGTGGCACATCAGCAAGGACATGACCTTAAAAATGGTATTATTTGCTTGAAAGGTGGAGATCTTACTGAGGAATTTTCAAAGTTGAAAAAGAAGCATAAGCTGATTGAAATGTCTGAAATTTTTGAAGAAGAATTCTTTGAGACGAAAAAAGTAGCTTACGTTCCAGTAACGAACTAG
- the ruvC gene encoding crossover junction endodeoxyribonuclease RuvC, whose protein sequence is MKKIQPEKLVLGIDPGTQVMGYGLIHVQGSKVSLVQYGVIHLKKFTTHALKLRKIHERITNILEEYAPDEMALEAPFVGQNIQSALKLGRAQGVAMSAALIRDIPITEYAPKKVKVAVTGNGNASKEQVASMLEKLLKFKMDDKTLLDATDALGVAVCHVFQKGDNTQKKQSWKNFLTDNPNRISKRLK, encoded by the coding sequence ATGAAAAAAATTCAACCTGAGAAATTAGTTTTAGGTATCGACCCAGGTACTCAAGTTATGGGCTATGGACTAATTCATGTCCAAGGATCAAAAGTTTCTTTAGTACAATATGGTGTTATCCATTTAAAGAAGTTTACCACTCATGCTTTAAAATTAAGAAAAATTCATGAGCGAATTACAAATATCTTAGAAGAGTATGCACCAGATGAAATGGCTTTAGAAGCTCCTTTTGTTGGACAAAACATTCAATCTGCATTAAAATTAGGAAGAGCTCAAGGAGTTGCAATGTCTGCTGCTTTAATTAGAGATATCCCAATTACAGAATATGCACCTAAAAAAGTAAAAGTTGCAGTTACTGGAAATGGAAATGCTTCTAAAGAGCAAGTTGCTAGTATGCTAGAAAAGCTTTTGAAATTTAAAATGGATGATAAAACATTGCTTGATGCCACAGATGCTTTAGGTGTAGCGGTTTGTCATGTTTTCCAGAAAGGTGATAATACACAAAAAAAGCAATCGTGGAAAAACTTTTTGACTGATAACCCTAATAGAATATCAAAAAGGCTAAAATAG
- a CDS encoding ATP-binding protein: MKNYYLLSVLFFYSLLSYAEIDSIQFQRSHIDSLQNEVRFHEENPNYLSNLLRLSGLYLNANLDSSIYYADKAISFATKLNDITVLERAYRAKGVAYYYKAEYSDALRFYFEALNISEKEENPNTVNSTVQNIGKIYEVQQEYDKALEYYSRGLELLNDTSSPKLTALAYSNMANILNYKEEYVKALSYHEKAIKIRQKEDNTFLPYSYNDIAIVYRNLGNLGEAIKAYKLSYSSLKALNEKRGLAGVSNNISSLYLELGKVDSALKYAKQSYKLAYQVHAKHELMGASFQLSELYERKGNYREALKYERQSNELYDSLFTQEKMREVATLETQVKFNDERAKSQLLREQQKAKMDQQVVLTIAAIIVCFLLIGVIMIFMKERSKQNILNKKLVEANKLLQEQQEELAKKNKEGKEHNDRLNTLNEEKNHLIGVVAHDLRNPLTSALSLSQLLNEELDGDNQECIQGVSNALNRMHEMITRILDVKAIEAGHLNLMQSEFELDIIVECVVESCKHSAAEKGISVHQKLKPVQVYADPHCVKQVLDNLLSNAIKFSPKTKNIFVEIDQVDNEVKVSIADEGPGISTEDQEKMFGKFQRLSAKPTNGESSTGLGLSIAKKFMDVMNGKLECKSTLGKGSTFTAVLPLKVPQETSVID; the protein is encoded by the coding sequence GTGAAGAACTACTATCTACTATCTGTTCTATTCTTCTACTCATTACTATCTTATGCAGAAATAGATTCAATTCAATTTCAAAGAAGTCATATTGATAGCTTGCAAAATGAGGTTCGTTTTCATGAAGAAAACCCAAATTACCTTAGTAATTTGCTAAGACTTAGTGGGCTTTATTTAAATGCTAATTTAGACTCGTCTATTTATTATGCAGATAAAGCAATTTCTTTTGCTACAAAATTAAACGATATTACTGTTTTGGAAAGAGCCTACAGGGCCAAAGGTGTAGCTTATTATTATAAAGCAGAATATAGTGATGCCCTACGATTTTATTTTGAAGCATTGAATATTAGTGAAAAAGAAGAAAACCCAAATACAGTTAATTCGACAGTTCAGAATATTGGTAAAATATATGAGGTACAACAAGAATACGATAAAGCTTTAGAATACTATTCTAGAGGTTTAGAATTATTGAACGATACATCATCTCCTAAATTAACAGCATTGGCCTACAGTAACATGGCTAATATCTTAAATTATAAAGAGGAGTATGTAAAAGCACTTTCTTACCATGAAAAAGCTATTAAAATTAGACAAAAAGAAGACAATACTTTTCTACCTTATTCATACAATGATATTGCTATTGTCTATAGAAATTTAGGTAATTTAGGAGAGGCTATTAAAGCTTATAAATTATCATATTCGTCTTTAAAAGCATTAAATGAAAAGAGAGGATTGGCAGGTGTGTCTAATAATATATCCTCATTGTACCTTGAATTAGGTAAAGTAGATAGTGCTTTGAAATACGCAAAGCAAAGTTATAAATTAGCTTATCAAGTTCATGCAAAGCATGAATTGATGGGGGCATCATTCCAATTATCAGAATTATATGAACGCAAAGGGAATTATAGAGAAGCTTTAAAATATGAGCGACAATCTAATGAATTATATGATAGCCTTTTTACACAAGAAAAAATGCGTGAAGTGGCCACATTAGAAACCCAAGTTAAATTTAATGATGAAAGGGCAAAATCTCAGTTACTAAGAGAGCAGCAAAAAGCAAAAATGGACCAACAGGTTGTTTTAACTATTGCTGCTATAATTGTTTGTTTTCTTCTTATTGGTGTAATAATGATTTTTATGAAAGAAAGGAGTAAACAGAATATCCTGAACAAAAAACTCGTTGAAGCAAATAAATTATTACAAGAACAACAAGAAGAATTAGCAAAGAAAAATAAAGAGGGAAAGGAGCATAACGATAGATTAAATACATTAAATGAAGAAAAAAATCATTTAATAGGTGTAGTTGCACATGATCTTAGAAACCCTTTAACTTCAGCATTATCATTAAGTCAGCTTTTAAACGAAGAACTTGATGGAGATAATCAAGAATGTATTCAAGGCGTTTCTAATGCACTAAATAGAATGCACGAAATGATTACAAGAATTCTTGATGTAAAAGCTATAGAGGCGGGACATCTTAACCTTATGCAATCAGAATTTGAATTGGACATTATTGTTGAATGCGTAGTTGAAAGTTGTAAACACTCTGCAGCAGAAAAGGGAATTTCCGTGCATCAAAAATTAAAGCCTGTACAAGTATATGCAGATCCTCATTGTGTAAAGCAAGTTCTTGATAATCTACTATCTAACGCAATAAAATTTTCTCCTAAAACTAAGAATATCTTTGTGGAAATTGATCAGGTGGATAATGAGGTAAAAGTGTCTATTGCAGATGAAGGGCCAGGTATCTCTACTGAAGATCAAGAAAAAATGTTTGGTAAATTCCAAAGGTTATCAGCGAAACCAACAAACGGAGAATCTTCTACAGGATTAGGTTTAAGTATTGCTAAAAAATTTATGGATGTAATGAATGGGAAATTAGAATGTAAAAGTACCCTAGGAAAGGGAAGTACTTTTACTGCTGTATTACCACTAAAAGTACCTCAAGAAACATCGGTTATTGATTAA
- a CDS encoding SpoIIE family protein phosphatase translates to MKLTPKKRQAKSIKTRLIWSFAANLVIIFVVFIAFGSIRNITQNAEALVAELNELSDKIQKIKTTRQSFLLTETINPSFYESKDNHFIIKHNLLLDEINLQIEGFYINSYVQNANVIPSLRTLQNTLSLYHVSFDSLINVQLQRGFKSYGVEGDMRRAIYSVMNSGYTLDQVKILSLRRHEKDYILRKDLQYLAKLTNVITLLKEDIDNNISEKYGRVYLKGGLDTYLKNFKELVNLDRKLGYYGVRGIKDNLNSELSVAERQIASVIKTMIAYMDYWKRINLIVLFISAFSIILVNAGLLFYLLSRLGKPINKLSKSIHEIVAKDFQGKLYTIKTKDEIGDLSNDFNYVLEKMNERSDEIIQQKEELAITYEKIDTIRQIGGRLNKHVSVEAIVKEFYYSLGNILDFSTFLIGVYQKDELNYQGYNNVGEFISFDRSIHEFTHLGVECFRRQEPIIVQDFLGDDNNEFKHLLPVITSQKIGSLIYLPMTSASGRVGVLAIHNTTANSFTEVQINMLGSIVVYAVSALDTAINYESLEHQVEKKTAKINSQKEELVQSNALLKGTLEELEFTNKQWKSSVQYAQRIQQALLPNFSEVRSKFEDAFVLYRPKDIVSGDFYWLETKGDFIYFAVADCTGHGVPGAFMSILGREILSNLVNTKDITSPAELLDELHIRIRVVLQQERLKNKDGMDIGLCVMNTRTNEFRFAGAHHPLYIVKKNDKGENFIEVIDGNRQSIGGHVLKKKKYAPFKEHRVERSRNEEILSLYMCSDGYQDQFGGDQGRKFYKKNFRNMLKDIADKHMYEQKSIIAMTIDDWMTGNVKQTDDILVVGFQPKMDQANNLKIENIKKIMEIC, encoded by the coding sequence ATGAAATTAACACCCAAAAAAAGGCAAGCTAAAAGTATAAAGACAAGATTAATCTGGTCTTTTGCAGCTAACTTAGTTATTATTTTTGTTGTTTTTATTGCTTTCGGTTCTATCAGAAATATAACCCAAAATGCAGAAGCATTGGTTGCAGAACTAAATGAATTAAGTGATAAAATCCAGAAGATTAAAACTACACGACAGTCTTTTCTTTTGACTGAAACAATTAATCCATCTTTTTACGAATCAAAGGATAATCATTTTATTATAAAACATAACTTATTATTAGATGAAATCAATCTGCAAATAGAAGGATTTTATATTAATAGCTATGTACAGAATGCCAACGTAATCCCTTCATTGCGAACGCTCCAGAATACACTTTCTTTGTATCATGTTAGCTTTGATAGTTTAATTAATGTACAGCTACAAAGAGGTTTTAAAAGCTATGGAGTAGAAGGAGATATGCGTCGTGCAATTTATAGTGTAATGAATTCAGGGTACACGTTAGATCAAGTGAAAATATTATCTCTTCGTAGACATGAAAAAGATTATATTTTAAGAAAAGACTTGCAATACCTTGCTAAACTGACAAATGTAATCACTTTATTAAAGGAGGATATAGATAACAATATCTCAGAAAAATATGGTAGAGTGTATTTAAAAGGTGGTTTAGATACCTATCTAAAGAATTTTAAAGAATTAGTAAACCTTGATAGGAAATTAGGGTACTATGGTGTTAGAGGAATAAAAGATAACCTAAATAGCGAACTATCGGTTGCCGAAAGACAAATTGCATCGGTTATAAAGACTATGATAGCCTATATGGATTATTGGAAAAGAATAAACCTTATTGTCTTATTTATATCAGCTTTTAGTATCATTTTAGTAAATGCTGGTTTACTTTTTTACCTTCTTTCGCGACTGGGTAAACCTATTAATAAATTATCAAAATCTATACATGAAATTGTAGCAAAAGATTTTCAAGGGAAGTTATATACAATTAAAACAAAAGATGAAATTGGCGATTTATCAAATGATTTTAATTATGTATTAGAAAAAATGAATGAGCGTAGTGATGAGATTATTCAACAGAAAGAAGAGCTTGCTATTACTTATGAAAAAATTGATACAATTCGACAAATTGGAGGTCGTTTAAATAAACATGTTTCAGTAGAAGCAATTGTAAAAGAGTTTTACTATTCATTGGGTAATATTTTAGACTTTTCTACTTTTTTAATTGGAGTTTATCAAAAAGATGAATTGAATTACCAAGGATATAATAATGTAGGAGAGTTCATTTCTTTTGATAGATCAATACATGAGTTTACACATTTAGGAGTCGAATGTTTTAGAAGACAAGAACCTATTATTGTACAAGATTTTTTAGGAGATGATAATAATGAGTTTAAACACTTATTACCTGTAATTACTTCTCAAAAAATTGGCTCTTTGATTTACCTCCCTATGACATCTGCATCGGGTAGAGTAGGTGTTCTTGCGATACACAATACTACTGCAAATTCTTTTACGGAAGTTCAAATAAATATGTTAGGTAGTATTGTAGTGTATGCTGTTAGTGCGTTAGATACAGCTATTAATTATGAAAGTCTAGAACATCAAGTAGAAAAGAAAACGGCTAAAATTAACTCTCAGAAAGAAGAATTAGTACAAAGTAATGCTCTTTTAAAAGGAACTTTAGAAGAATTGGAATTTACGAACAAGCAATGGAAAAGTAGTGTACAGTATGCACAAAGAATACAACAAGCCTTATTGCCTAATTTCTCTGAAGTGAGGAGTAAATTCGAAGATGCTTTTGTGCTTTATAGACCTAAAGATATTGTAAGTGGAGACTTTTATTGGTTAGAAACTAAAGGAGATTTTATTTACTTCGCTGTTGCAGATTGTACAGGGCATGGTGTTCCTGGTGCGTTCATGTCAATTTTAGGCAGAGAAATCTTATCGAATTTGGTGAATACAAAGGATATAACCTCACCTGCAGAGTTATTAGATGAACTGCATATTAGAATTAGAGTGGTGTTACAACAAGAACGTTTAAAAAACAAAGACGGAATGGATATTGGTCTTTGTGTAATGAATACTCGAACAAATGAATTTCGTTTTGCAGGAGCACATCATCCTTTATACATTGTTAAAAAGAATGATAAAGGCGAAAACTTTATTGAAGTAATAGATGGTAATAGACAATCTATTGGAGGACATGTTTTGAAAAAGAAAAAATATGCACCTTTCAAAGAACATCGAGTGGAGCGTTCTCGAAATGAAGAAATTCTATCTCTCTATATGTGTTCTGATGGGTATCAAGATCAATTTGGAGGAGACCAGGGAAGAAAATTCTATAAGAAGAATTTTAGAAATATGTTGAAAGATATTGCTGATAAACATATGTATGAGCAAAAATCAATTATTGCAATGACAATTGATGATTGGATGACAGGCAATGTAAAGCAAACAGATGATATTTTAGTTGTAGGTTTTCAACCGAAAATGGATCAGGCAAATAATTTAAAGATCGAGAATATTAAAAAAATTATGGAAATCTGCTAA
- a CDS encoding phosphate ABC transporter substrate-binding protein translates to MNRLIQYSKLAILSILILSSIQQLNGQNIKGKGSDTMLPLMEELVKIYKARTTKSVDIIGGGSSLGFKGLTNYDIEFALSSRKVEENEKVKIEKKYDQLLENIIAYDALSIITHPSNKVTKLTIAQLKKVFKGEITNWKQLGGEDLQIVVISRDKNSGSYGFMESIILNDEAITNTCIVSRSNAGVVQRVGLERGAIGYCGIAYVEEIVKPLAICDRNNKYIYPSFKNALQKIYPLSRPLYLYYRKSDKLKVDYLINFALSDRGQQIIAHKGYIPVF, encoded by the coding sequence ATGAACAGATTAATACAATATAGCAAGCTAGCAATACTATCTATCTTAATTCTCTCAAGCATTCAACAACTAAATGGACAAAACATTAAAGGTAAAGGGAGTGATACTATGCTTCCGTTAATGGAAGAACTGGTAAAAATTTATAAAGCTAGAACCACTAAATCCGTAGATATAATTGGTGGAGGGAGTTCTTTAGGTTTTAAAGGATTAACTAATTACGACATTGAATTTGCTTTATCATCTCGAAAAGTAGAAGAAAATGAGAAAGTAAAAATAGAAAAGAAATATGATCAATTACTTGAAAATATTATAGCATATGATGCTCTTTCTATTATAACTCACCCATCTAATAAAGTTACCAAGTTAACTATAGCTCAACTTAAAAAGGTTTTCAAAGGTGAAATAACAAATTGGAAACAACTAGGAGGAGAAGATTTACAAATTGTAGTGATTTCTAGAGATAAAAACTCTGGAAGTTATGGATTTATGGAGTCAATTATTTTAAATGATGAAGCAATTACAAACACATGTATTGTTTCTAGATCTAACGCAGGTGTGGTACAGAGGGTCGGTTTAGAGCGTGGTGCTATAGGCTATTGTGGTATTGCTTATGTAGAAGAAATTGTAAAGCCACTTGCTATATGTGATAGAAATAATAAATATATCTATCCGTCTTTTAAGAATGCACTTCAGAAAATTTACCCTTTATCTAGACCTCTTTATTTATACTACAGAAAATCTGATAAATTAAAGGTCGACTATCTCATCAATTTCGCATTGTCAGACAGAGGACAACAAATTATTGCACATAAAGGATACATTCCAGTATTTTAA
- a CDS encoding 1-acyl-sn-glycerol-3-phosphate acyltransferase: MRTLSIWLFKLLGWKIEGALPEDVKKFVVVVGPHTSFWDFILGIPARKIVGVKSKFFIKSSLCKGILGKFLISLGAIPVDRSKNTRLVDNVISEFNSRSELIMAVTPEGTRSYNDNWKTGFYRIARGANVPIYMVGICFKTKRFVFGAKANLTDDMDKDIYNIKKYLSQFEGKHPQKGIHV, from the coding sequence ATGAGAACACTGAGTATTTGGCTTTTTAAGCTGTTGGGATGGAAAATAGAAGGAGCCTTACCTGAAGATGTTAAGAAATTCGTAGTTGTAGTCGGACCACACACTAGTTTTTGGGATTTTATCTTAGGTATTCCTGCTCGGAAAATTGTAGGCGTCAAATCTAAATTTTTTATTAAAAGTTCTCTTTGTAAGGGTATACTAGGAAAATTTTTAATCTCATTAGGTGCAATTCCTGTTGATCGATCTAAAAATACGCGTCTAGTTGATAATGTGATTAGTGAATTTAATTCTAGATCTGAGTTAATTATGGCTGTTACTCCAGAGGGTACTAGGTCTTATAACGACAATTGGAAGACAGGTTTCTATAGGATTGCAAGAGGTGCTAATGTTCCTATATATATGGTGGGAATATGCTTTAAAACAAAACGATTTGTTTTTGGGGCTAAAGCTAACTTAACTGATGATATGGACAAAGACATCTACAACATCAAAAAATATTTGAGTCAATTTGAAGGTAAACATCCACAAAAAGGAATACATGTTTAA